A single Pristis pectinata isolate sPriPec2 chromosome 6, sPriPec2.1.pri, whole genome shotgun sequence DNA region contains:
- the LOC127571435 gene encoding carcinoembryonic antigen-related cell adhesion molecule 3-like, translating to MELSQTLNINMFKLASVFHLILVCRGALYARPDTVTNAAAGQTVMFPIEYQSNEDQYDITFRLKFPQLFKILTWKSINSKSLLIVHPQYKNRATIKSKSVVLYNVQVNDSGEYQIRTDYYGPELKNHDQSTFMIQVFEPVSQPVAETFSHGQNAPNITLTCSVSNERVMIYWEKISLSGVIIETYTNTVLVIDCSAEEEQYEYRCIAKNPVSNASSSEVSVNLCNIRNLNGNRNYLMILIPLAMLLAISLFASAKLLL from the exons ATGGAACTCTCACAGACATTAAACATCAACATGTTCAAACTTGCTTCAG TCTTCCATTTGATTTTGGTGTGTCGAGGAGCATTGTATGCCAGACCTGATACGGTCACTAATGCCGCTGCAGGACAAACGGTGATGTTTCCCATAGAGTACCAAAGCAACGAAGATCAGTATGACATTACATTTAGATTAAAATTTCCACAGCTCTTTAAAATTTTAACATGGAAATCCATTAATTCGAAGAGTCTGCTTATTGTGCACCCACAATATAAAAACAGAGCTACAATCAAAAGCAAATCGGTGGTGTTATATAATGTACAAGTTAATGACAGTGGAGAGTATCAAATACGAACCGACTACTATGGGCCAGAACTGAAAAACCATGATCAAAGTACTTTCATGATTCAAGTCTTTG AACCAGTTTCTCAACCTGTAGCAGAGACTTTTAGTCATGGTCAGAATGCACCCAACATCACTTTGACCTGCTCTGTCTCCAATGAAAGAGTCATGATTTACTGGGAAAAAATATCCTTATCTGGAGTCATCATTGAGACATATACTAACACAGTCCTTGTGATAGACTGTTCTGCTGAAGAGGAACAATATGAGTACAGGTGCATTGCAAAAAATCCTGTCAGTAATGCATCCAGCAGTGAAGTATCTGTCAACTTGTGTAACATCAGAAATCTGAATG GTAATAGGAATTACCTGATGATCCTGATCCCTCTGGCGATGTTGTTGGCAATTTCACTCTTTGCCTCTGCAAAATTACTTTTGTAA